A window from Erythrobacter sp. YJ-T3-07 encodes these proteins:
- a CDS encoding penicillin-binding transpeptidase domain-containing protein: protein MNAYAIDSMVAAGPLRVANKRLEALLVARMRALLLMPAFGLVAVVALMRIATFGVLGAPDTPLSMEERLLPPRGEITDRNGLPLARNYDAFALWYNPTAMKDGGSPLVHRPEEVAAKLAAIFPELDQADVAAHLASGRAQYLRRRLLPEEANRVFDIGEPALELPAEKDRFYPQGSMAAHVLGYVKDGVGHLGMESVLNDRLTDSSLRGEPTAIALDLRVQGALEDELNKGMLSVNARGAAGVVLDVDTGEVIAMASLPAFDPNDIKTSDLMISDAEAKLGRTPRVFNSVTNQVYELGSTFKPLTVAAAIDAGIVRDLSLRYDAKPVKVAGRTLADSHNLGDTLNVPEALIHSSNTVTARVADKLGPERLRDTMRALGLAERPYIELPARGAPIWPGEKWSRVTTMTVSYGHGIAVTPLHLASAYAALVNGGVWRPATLYKVEPGKEAAGRRVFKEDTSARMRQLLRMIAVYGTGQSADAPGYRVGGKTGSAEKPSAGGYRKKLLVSTFAAAFPMDNPRYVVVAMLDEPKGTTASSFQRTAAWNAAPIVGKLIPRIGPLLDVRPDLSRDIDISDLRPLIRSDIK, encoded by the coding sequence GTGAACGCCTACGCGATCGACTCCATGGTCGCAGCAGGCCCCCTGCGGGTCGCCAACAAGCGGCTTGAAGCGCTGCTGGTCGCGCGCATGCGTGCGCTTTTGCTGATGCCCGCTTTCGGGCTGGTCGCGGTCGTCGCGCTGATGCGGATTGCGACCTTCGGCGTGCTCGGCGCGCCCGATACTCCGCTGTCGATGGAAGAGCGGCTGCTGCCGCCGCGTGGCGAGATCACCGATCGCAACGGCCTGCCGCTGGCGCGCAATTACGATGCCTTCGCGCTGTGGTACAATCCCACGGCGATGAAGGACGGCGGCAGCCCGCTGGTCCACCGCCCGGAGGAAGTCGCAGCAAAGCTGGCCGCGATCTTCCCCGAACTGGACCAGGCCGATGTCGCCGCCCACCTCGCCAGCGGGCGCGCGCAATATCTGCGCCGCCGCCTGCTGCCCGAAGAGGCCAACCGCGTGTTCGATATCGGCGAACCTGCGCTGGAACTGCCGGCGGAAAAGGACCGCTTCTATCCGCAAGGCTCGATGGCGGCGCACGTGCTCGGCTACGTCAAGGATGGCGTGGGCCACCTGGGTATGGAGTCCGTTCTCAACGACCGGCTGACCGACAGCTCGCTGCGTGGCGAACCGACGGCGATCGCGCTCGACCTGCGGGTTCAGGGCGCGCTGGAAGACGAACTCAACAAGGGCATGCTGTCGGTCAATGCGCGCGGCGCGGCGGGCGTGGTGCTGGATGTCGATACCGGCGAGGTGATCGCGATGGCATCGCTGCCCGCGTTCGACCCGAACGATATCAAGACCTCCGACCTGATGATCAGCGATGCCGAGGCGAAGCTTGGCCGGACCCCGCGCGTGTTCAACAGCGTGACCAACCAGGTTTACGAACTTGGCTCCACCTTCAAGCCGCTGACCGTCGCCGCTGCGATCGATGCCGGGATCGTGCGCGACCTGAGCCTGCGGTACGACGCAAAGCCGGTGAAAGTCGCCGGGCGCACGCTTGCGGACAGTCACAACCTCGGGGACACGCTCAATGTGCCCGAAGCGCTGATTCACTCCTCCAACACCGTGACCGCGCGGGTCGCCGACAAGCTTGGCCCCGAACGTCTGCGCGACACGATGCGCGCGCTGGGCCTGGCCGAGCGTCCCTACATCGAACTGCCCGCACGCGGCGCGCCGATCTGGCCGGGCGAGAAATGGTCGCGCGTGACCACCATGACCGTCAGCTATGGCCACGGCATCGCGGTGACGCCGCTGCACCTTGCCTCTGCCTATGCCGCGCTGGTCAATGGCGGGGTCTGGCGTCCGGCCACGCTGTACAAGGTCGAGCCGGGCAAGGAAGCTGCGGGGCGGCGCGTGTTCAAGGAAGACACCAGCGCCCGCATGCGCCAACTGCTGCGGATGATCGCGGTCTACGGCACCGGGCAGAGCGCCGATGCGCCCGGCTACCGTGTCGGCGGGAAGACCGGTTCGGCGGAAAAACCCTCCGCCGGCGGCTATCGCAAGAAGCTGCTCGTCTCGACCTTCGCCGCCGCCTTCCCGATGGACAACCCGCGCTATGTCGTGGTCGCCATGCTGGACGAGCCCAAGGGTACCACCGCCAGTTCTTTCCAGCGGACCGCCGCGTGGAACGCCGCGCCGATCGTCGGCAAGCTGATCCCGCGCATCGGCCCGCTGCTCGACGTGCGGCCCGACCTCAGCCGTGATATCGACATTTCCGACCTGCGCCCCCTGATCCGGAGCGACATCAAGTGA
- the rsmH gene encoding 16S rRNA (cytosine(1402)-N(4))-methyltransferase RsmH has protein sequence MSGPSPHIPVLLDEVVAALRPAQGELIVDGTFGAGGYTRALLDAGATVHAFDRDPTALENAQGWPELAETPPRLVLHRRAFADMAAALAQQGIARVDGIVLDIGVSSMQLDQAERGFSFAGDGPLDMRMDPDLPSAADFLNSADEAEIADVIYQYGEERQSRRIARAIVAARPLETTGQLARLVRKATGHKPHDKKDPATRTFQAIRIHVNGELEQLRGALAAAERLLAPGGRLVVVSFHSLEDRIVKRFMRDASGQAGGGSRHLPLAETPPATFDKPLRAVRAGEAELARNTRARSAILRAATRTDADPREELIDG, from the coding sequence GCCCGTCCCCCCACATCCCCGTCCTGCTCGACGAAGTGGTTGCCGCGCTGCGGCCCGCGCAGGGCGAGCTGATCGTCGACGGTACGTTCGGCGCTGGCGGCTATACCCGCGCGCTGCTCGACGCAGGGGCGACGGTGCATGCCTTCGACCGCGACCCGACCGCGCTGGAGAATGCGCAGGGGTGGCCGGAACTGGCCGAGACCCCGCCGCGCCTCGTCCTGCATCGCCGTGCCTTTGCCGACATGGCGGCCGCGCTGGCGCAGCAGGGCATCGCCAGGGTTGATGGCATCGTGCTCGACATCGGTGTCTCCTCGATGCAGCTCGACCAGGCGGAGCGCGGTTTCTCCTTCGCTGGCGACGGCCCGCTCGACATGCGGATGGACCCGGACCTGCCGAGCGCGGCGGACTTCCTCAACAGCGCTGACGAAGCCGAGATCGCCGACGTGATCTACCAGTATGGCGAAGAGCGTCAGTCGCGCAGGATCGCCCGCGCGATCGTCGCCGCGCGCCCGCTGGAGACGACCGGGCAGCTTGCCCGGCTGGTCCGCAAGGCGACCGGGCACAAGCCGCACGACAAGAAAGACCCCGCTACGCGCACCTTCCAGGCGATCCGCATCCACGTGAACGGAGAGCTGGAGCAGCTGCGCGGCGCGCTGGCCGCAGCCGAGCGCCTGCTGGCACCCGGCGGGCGGCTGGTGGTGGTCTCGTTCCACTCGCTCGAAGACAGGATCGTGAAGCGTTTCATGCGGGACGCTTCCGGTCAGGCCGGTGGCGGTTCCCGCCATCTTCCCCTCGCGGAGACGCCGCCGGCCACGTTCGACAAACCGCTCCGTGCCGTGCGCGCGGGCGAGGCGGAGCTGGCACGCAACACCCGCGCGCGCTCCGCAATCCTGCGTGCGGCCACCCGCACCGATGCCGACCCGAGAGAGGAATTGATCGATGGTTAG